The following coding sequences are from one Methanobrevibacter olleyae window:
- a CDS encoding DUF2124 domain-containing protein, which yields METISEFKGLNGNILAFKEEVKDLEKVTFLGTPGVCTPFAALFSYAIRDKESHFISLTDINTSHQFEFKPFGMQLNEKVSNPHKSDAVVLLGGLAMPKSNVDIDELNALIKEILKEDGKIIGVCYMDMFTKAGWLDKVDFDSIVDGTLTGVTKK from the coding sequence ATGGAAACAATTAGTGAATTTAAAGGCTTAAATGGAAACATTCTAGCATTTAAAGAAGAAGTTAAAGATTTAGAAAAAGTTACTTTCTTAGGTACTCCTGGTGTTTGTACTCCCTTTGCAGCTTTATTCTCTTATGCTATAAGAGATAAAGAATCTCATTTTATTAGTTTAACGGATATTAACACCAGTCATCAATTTGAATTTAAACCATTTGGTATGCAACTTAATGAGAAAGTCTCTAATCCTCACAAGTCTGATGCAGTTGTTTTACTAGGTGGACTTGCCATGCCTAAATCCAATGTAGACATAGATGAGTTAAATGCTTTAATTAAAGAAATCCTAAAAGAGGATGGGAAAATCATTGGAGTATGTTATATGGATATGTTTACTAAAGCAGGATGGTTAGATAAAGTTGATTTTGATAGTATTGTTGATGGAACATTAACTGGAGTTACTAAAAAATAA
- a CDS encoding DUF3021 domain-containing protein, producing the protein MKIELIKSLALGAFVGCFIVMFVMAMLSYSKGPENILFTGVDIINAFFGSIVVGWAFSLSGLIYKKEDIALPLKVIFQMLIGMGVLFAVGAYLKWMPINLGIGPIIIWIVIAIIFAIIFWLGFYIYFLFVARDLNKKIELSDDSE; encoded by the coding sequence ATGAAAATTGAATTAATTAAATCATTAGCTTTAGGGGCATTTGTTGGATGCTTTATTGTAATGTTTGTAATGGCTATGCTATCCTATTCAAAGGGTCCAGAAAACATATTATTCACTGGTGTAGATATAATTAATGCATTCTTCGGATCTATTGTTGTTGGATGGGCATTTTCTTTAAGTGGTTTAATTTATAAAAAAGAGGATATTGCACTTCCACTTAAAGTTATATTCCAAATGCTAATTGGTATGGGTGTTTTATTTGCTGTAGGTGCTTATTTAAAATGGATGCCAATTAATTTAGGTATTGGTCCAATAATTATTTGGATTGTAATAGCTATTATCTTTGCTATAATATTTTGGTTAGGTTTTTATATCTACTTCCTCTTTGTAGCAAGAGATTTAAATAAAAAAATAGAATTATCTGATGATTCAGAATAA
- a CDS encoding LytTR family DNA-binding domain-containing protein, whose amino-acid sequence MKVELFVSKDLEEPYAKIYTDVLTDNIQKAMALLEDNENARENEERINENNSILAVKKGQNIVLLDFEDIFMIRVEDKQTKVFTEDMDYLVKKPLYQIEENLDSNFVRVSKSTIVNLRKIKRVAPSLKGMMFIELKNGLKDNISRKYLHDFKNALNL is encoded by the coding sequence ATGAAGGTAGAGTTATTTGTTTCAAAAGATCTTGAAGAACCTTATGCTAAAATCTATACAGATGTTTTAACAGATAATATTCAAAAGGCTATGGCTCTTCTTGAAGATAATGAAAATGCAAGAGAAAATGAAGAGAGAATTAATGAAAATAATTCTATTTTAGCAGTTAAAAAAGGGCAAAATATAGTTCTTTTAGATTTTGAAGATATTTTTATGATTAGAGTTGAGGATAAACAAACTAAAGTTTTTACAGAAGATATGGATTATTTAGTTAAAAAACCTCTTTATCAAATTGAAGAAAATTTAGATTCAAACTTTGTAAGAGTTTCAAAATCTACAATTGTTAATTTAAGAAAAATAAAAAGAGTAGCTCCTTCTTTAAAAGGAATGATGTTTATTGAACTGAAAAATGGTTTAAAAGATAATATTTCAAGAAAATATTTACATGATTTTAAAAATGCTTTAAATTTATAG
- a CDS encoding 2TM domain-containing protein: protein MSESEMYSRAEKIVDEKIGFYHHLYSYIFVNLMLAILNILFSPHNWWFMWVSFFWGFGLVSHFLKTFVFYEKFDEKLRDSMIEKEIEKMRRK, encoded by the coding sequence ATGTCTGAAAGTGAAATGTATAGTAGAGCAGAAAAAATAGTAGATGAGAAGATTGGTTTTTACCATCATTTATATAGTTATATTTTTGTTAATCTAATGCTAGCTATTTTAAATATTCTTTTTTCACCTCATAATTGGTGGTTTATGTGGGTTTCATTTTTTTGGGGTTTCGGTTTAGTATCTCATTTCCTTAAAACATTTGTTTTCTATGAAAAATTTGATGAAAAATTAAGAGACAGTATGATTGAAAAAGAAATTGAAAAAATGAGAAGAAAATAA
- a CDS encoding zinc ribbon domain-containing protein, giving the protein MALPPFPENRPRGQIKGMKFNKKEREGEIIFDHKEHKFCVKRGEEHYGKYDTIVEAYFVKKTLMEHEWDKACLIQNRRIKEDIFLNQKVKATRPQIHIKYCPQCGNKVKKEDKICKICGIKLHEN; this is encoded by the coding sequence ATGGCCCTTCCTCCTTTCCCAGAAAATCGTCCAAGAGGACAAATTAAAGGAATGAAATTTAACAAAAAAGAACGAGAAGGAGAAATCATCTTTGACCATAAAGAACATAAGTTCTGTGTAAAAAGAGGAGAAGAGCATTACGGTAAATACGATACTATAGTTGAAGCTTATTTTGTTAAAAAAACATTAATGGAACATGAATGGGATAAAGCTTGCCTTATTCAAAATAGAAGGATTAAAGAAGATATTTTTCTTAATCAAAAAGTTAAAGCAACTAGACCACAAATACATATTAAATACTGCCCACAATGTGGCAATAAGGTTAAAAAAGAAGATAAAATTTGTAAAATCTGCGGCATAAAATTACATGAAAATTAG
- a CDS encoding indolepyruvate oxidoreductase subunit beta, translating into MSELNLNTNNDSKEDVNYSIYISGVGGQGIIKTSVIIGEAAMLEGYDVVMSEIHGMSQRGGSVSTELKIGNFKSSIVEESKADLILAFEPIEVLRGLNKANKDTTLIFNTFPIVPSTITQTGETYPEIEDIAINLKDNFDSVYPLEANGLAKDAGSVLSLNMVLLGASIANDSFPLSKETVITAMKHNLAPKFHEMNLKAIENGYNAIKDSL; encoded by the coding sequence ATGTCTGAACTTAATTTAAATACTAATAATGATTCTAAGGAGGATGTAAATTATAGCATTTATATTTCTGGTGTAGGTGGTCAGGGAATTATTAAGACATCTGTAATCATTGGTGAAGCTGCAATGCTTGAAGGCTATGATGTTGTTATGAGTGAAATTCATGGTATGAGTCAAAGGGGAGGATCTGTATCTACTGAACTTAAAATAGGCAATTTTAAATCATCTATTGTGGAAGAATCTAAGGCAGATTTAATCCTTGCTTTTGAACCTATTGAAGTTTTAAGAGGTTTAAATAAAGCAAATAAAGACACTACCTTAATATTCAATACTTTTCCTATTGTACCTTCCACCATTACTCAAACTGGAGAAACTTATCCTGAAATTGAGGATATTGCAATTAATTTAAAAGATAATTTTGATTCTGTTTATCCTTTAGAGGCTAATGGTTTAGCAAAAGATGCAGGCAGTGTTCTATCTTTAAATATGGTGCTTCTAGGTGCATCTATTGCAAATGATAGTTTCCCACTTTCAAAAGAAACTGTAATAACTGCAATGAAACATAATTTAGCTCCTAAATTTCATGAAATGAATTTAAAAGCTATTGAAAATGGTTATAATGCAATTAAAGATTCTTTATAA
- the iorA gene encoding indolepyruvate ferredoxin oxidoreductase subunit alpha, whose amino-acid sequence MAYDQLVTSKKGDKLFLLGNEAAVRGAIEAGVSVAATYPGTPSSEIGNILSVVAKNAEMYFEFSANEKVAMEVAATAAASGIRSFTFMKHVGLNVAADSFMTTAYSGLKGGMIVLVADDPSLFSSQNEQDTRNYSRLSSIPILEPSSPQEIKDMMVYGFDLSETFGIPVILRTSTRVSHMRGIVECGEISKPKSTTKEITSDKHWLKGYFVKNPREFVPVPANALEMHERLVAKIEKIEEIANESPMNEVYSFESGVLQGKYGVISSGGAFNYAYDVISQENLGMDILKLALSYPTPKDLIYDFCKNLEGVFIVEEVDPVLERDVLAVLGEYNLDCPVYGKFDGTFPMIHEFNLDIVKESFNKVISDLKDDREFKEDYKSENAEDFEGNLIEILEKMEFTDGLNELLENIPTRAPTLCAGCSHRSAYFAAVKAYQELGYLSEDMIFASDIGCYTLGISPPYETADYLLSMGSSVGDGCGFSVATDQHVMSFIGDSTFFHSGLSPLVNAVHNKNKFVLTILDNRITAMTGGQPNPGIPVDGMGDEAPAIPIEDIVEAIGVKFLKIVNPHNIKKTVDIYKEALEYDGVAVVIARYPCTLIKGQKKKAPMVIKDNCVKCLECVKTLACPAISYLNDKVIIDEALCKSCAVCIQVCPNKAIGVKKGD is encoded by the coding sequence ATGGCTTATGATCAATTAGTAACTAGCAAAAAGGGAGATAAACTTTTCTTACTTGGTAATGAAGCTGCTGTAAGGGGAGCTATTGAAGCTGGAGTATCAGTTGCAGCTACTTATCCTGGAACTCCTTCTTCTGAAATTGGAAATATATTATCAGTTGTTGCTAAAAATGCAGAGATGTATTTTGAATTTTCTGCAAATGAAAAGGTAGCTATGGAGGTAGCAGCTACTGCAGCTGCAAGCGGTATTAGATCATTTACTTTCATGAAACATGTAGGTTTAAATGTAGCTGCTGATTCATTTATGACTACTGCTTATTCTGGACTTAAAGGAGGAATGATTGTTCTTGTTGCAGATGACCCTTCTTTATTCTCCTCTCAAAATGAACAAGATACAAGGAATTATTCAAGACTTTCTTCTATTCCAATTTTAGAACCATCCTCTCCTCAGGAAATAAAAGATATGATGGTTTATGGTTTTGATTTATCTGAAACATTTGGTATTCCTGTTATACTTAGAACAAGCACTCGTGTATCTCACATGAGAGGAATAGTGGAATGTGGTGAAATATCCAAACCTAAATCTACTACAAAAGAAATAACTTCAGATAAGCACTGGCTAAAAGGATACTTTGTTAAAAATCCAAGAGAATTTGTACCTGTACCTGCAAATGCACTTGAAATGCATGAAAGGCTTGTTGCAAAAATAGAAAAAATAGAAGAAATTGCTAATGAAAGCCCAATGAATGAAGTTTATTCATTTGAAAGTGGGGTGCTTCAGGGCAAATATGGTGTAATTTCATCTGGAGGTGCTTTTAATTATGCCTATGATGTGATAAGTCAAGAAAACTTAGGTATGGATATTCTTAAACTAGCATTATCTTATCCAACTCCAAAAGATCTAATTTATGATTTCTGTAAAAACTTAGAGGGAGTATTTATTGTAGAGGAAGTGGATCCTGTACTTGAACGGGATGTTCTTGCAGTTCTTGGAGAATATAATTTAGATTGTCCAGTTTATGGTAAATTTGATGGAACTTTCCCAATGATTCATGAGTTTAATCTAGATATTGTAAAAGAATCTTTTAATAAAGTTATTTCTGATTTAAAAGATGATAGGGAATTTAAAGAAGATTATAAATCAGAAAATGCTGAAGATTTTGAAGGAAATTTAATAGAAATTCTAGAGAAAATGGAATTTACAGATGGATTAAATGAATTGCTTGAAAATATTCCAACAAGAGCTCCAACATTATGTGCAGGTTGTTCCCATCGATCTGCTTACTTTGCAGCTGTAAAAGCATACCAAGAATTAGGATATTTATCAGAGGATATGATCTTTGCATCTGATATTGGATGTTATACATTAGGAATTAGCCCTCCATATGAAACTGCAGATTATCTGCTTTCTATGGGTTCATCTGTTGGTGATGGTTGCGGATTCTCTGTTGCAACAGACCAACATGTTATGAGCTTTATTGGGGATTCTACGTTTTTCCACAGTGGATTGTCTCCACTTGTAAATGCGGTTCATAATAAAAATAAATTTGTATTAACTATTTTAGATAATCGGATTACTGCAATGACTGGTGGCCAACCAAACCCTGGTATTCCAGTTGATGGAATGGGTGATGAAGCACCAGCGATACCAATTGAAGATATTGTAGAGGCTATTGGAGTAAAATTCTTAAAAATAGTAAATCCTCATAATATTAAAAAGACTGTAGATATTTATAAAGAAGCTTTAGAATATGATGGAGTTGCTGTAGTTATTGCAAGATATCCATGTACTTTAATTAAAGGTCAAAAGAAAAAGGCACCTATGGTCATTAAAGATAACTGTGTAAAATGTTTAGAATGTGTAAAAACACTTGCATGTCCAGCTATTTCTTACCTTAATGATAAAGTAATTATTGATGAAGCACTTTGTAAATCATGTGCTGTTTGTATACAAGTTTGTCCAAATAAAGCGATTGGAGTAAAAAAAGGTGATTAG